Sequence from the Longimicrobium sp. genome:
GGGAGGGCGTCCCCTTTTCGTTCCGCGCGCCCGCTCCGGCGGACCAACGTTTGCGGCAAGAAGCGGGTCGCTCCTGTGACCGGACTCGTTCCGCGAGGTTTACCCTGAACCCATCACTGCCCATGCAGCGAACAATCCTGTTGTCCACCGCAGCCGCGGCGCTCGCGCTGGGGCTGGCGGCCCCCGCGGTGGCGCAGACCGCCACGGCGCCCCGCACCGTCTCCATCACCAACCCGGTGCCGCTGACGGCGGAAACCTACCGCCTGCCCAACGGGCTGAACGTGGTCCTGTCGCGCGACACGTCCGTTCCCGTCGTGGCGGTGAACCTGTGGTACCACGTGGGCTC
This genomic interval carries:
- a CDS encoding M16 family metallopeptidase; translation: MQRTILLSTAAAALALGLAAPAVAQTATAPRTVSITNPVPLTAETYRLPNGLNVVLSRDTSVPVVAVNLWYHVGSGNEVAGRTGFAHLFEHIMFQGSAHVPSGQHIGLLQAAGASVN